From one Eptesicus fuscus isolate TK198812 chromosome 21, DD_ASM_mEF_20220401, whole genome shotgun sequence genomic stretch:
- the USP10 gene encoding ubiquitin carboxyl-terminal hydrolase 10, protein MALRSPQYIFGDFSPDEFNQFFVTPRSSVELPPYNGSVLCGTQAADELPDGQEYQRIEFGVNEVIESNDTLQRTPNYSISSTLNPQAPEFILSCTTSKKTPDDIDKEANYSSIDCQYPGSALDLDGSSNAEAEVLENDGTSGGLGQRERKKKKKRPPGYYSYLKDGSEDNIPTEALVNGHANLTILNRICTEDVELMGSMPLLGTPRTCSSPQDSTDFVSGAVPGGSFPRALDSDARTAGQPEGCQGPDFEQSCLPAEADRDSLLRTAVAHPYVGTDTTENLGVTNGQILESLGEGSAANGMELYTVESTDSDPAKAESTSPPAEALASVVGTTPVSQPKSWASLFHDSKPSSSSPVASVETKYSLPATSPLVSEKQAEIKEGLVPVSEDPVAIKIAELLENVTLIHKPVSLQPRGLINKGNWCYINATLQALVACPPMYHLMKFIPLYSKVQRPCTSTPMIDSFVRLMNEFTNMPVPPKPRQALGDKIVRDIRPGAAFEPTYIYRLLTVIKSSLSEKGRQEDAEEYLGFILNGLHEEMLNLKKLLSPNDKLPISNGPKSYSVNEEEQEEPGEGSEDEWEQVGPRNKTSVTRQADFIQTPITGIFGGHIRSVVYQQSSKESATLQPFFTLQLDIQSDKIRTVQDALESLVARESVQGYTTKTKQEVEISRRVTLEKLPPVLVLHLKRFVYEKTGGCQKLVKNIDYPVDLEISKELLSPGVKNKNFKCHRTYRLFAVVYHHGSSATGGHYTTDVFQIGLNGWLRIDDQMVKVINQYQVVKPAADRTAYLLYYRRVDLL, encoded by the exons tATATTTTTGGAGATTTTAGCCCTGATGAATTCAATCAATTCTTTGTGACTCCTCGCTCTTCAGTTGAG CTTCCTCCATACAATGGATCAGTTCTGTGTGGCACACAGGCTGCAGATGAACTACCTGATG gACAAGAATATCAGAGAATTGAGTTTGGTGTTAACGAAGTAATTGAATCCAATGACACTTTGCAGAGAACTCCCAACTACAGTATTTCAAGCACATTGAACCCTCAGGCCCCTGAATTTATTCTTAGTTGCACAACTTCCAAAAAGACCCCTGATGACATAGATAAAGAAGCCAACTACAGCTCCATTGACTGCCAGTACCCCGGCTCTGCCCTTGATCTGGATGGCAGTTCCAACGCAGAAGCGGAAGTTTTGGAAAACGATGGCACCTCGGGTGGTCTTGGACAAAGGGAgcgtaaaaagaagaaaaaacgtCCACCTGGATATTATAGTTACTTGAAAGATGGCAGTGAGGATAATATTCCCACGGAAGCCCTGGTCAATGGCCATGCCAATTTAACCATCCTGAACAGAATATGCACAGAGGATGTAGAGTTGATGGGCAGTATGCCCTTGCTGGGAACACCCAGGACTTGTAGCAGCCCTCAGGACTCCACAGACTTCGTCAGTGGTGCTGTGCCTGGAGGTTCTTTTCCTAGGGCCCTGGACAGTGATGCTAGGACTGCAGGGCAACCTGAGGGCTGCCAGGGGCCTGACTTTGAACAGTCCTGCCTTCCTGCAGAGGCTGACAGGGACAGCCTGTTGAGGACAGCTGTGGCTCACCCTTACGTTGGGACTGATACTACTGAAAACCTTGGCGTTACTAATGGACAAATACTTGAATCCTTGGGTGAGGGCTCAGCTGCCAATGGGATGGAGTTGTACACTGTGGAAAGCACGGACTCGGACCCAGCTAAGGCCGAGAGCACTTCCCCTCCCGCCGAGGCCCTGGCCTCTGTGGTGGGCACCACTCCTGTCAGTCAGCCTAAGTCATGGGCCAGTCTTTTCCATGATTCTAAGCCCTCTTCCTCCTCGCCTGTGGCTTCTGTGGAAACTAAATATTCCCTTCCTGCCACATCTCCCCTGGTCTCTGAAAAGCAGGCTGAAATCAAGGAAGGGCTTGTTCCAGTTTCAGAGGATCCTGTAGCCATAAAGATTGCAG AGTTACTGGAGAATGTAACCCTAATACATAAACCAGTTTCATTGCAACCCCGTGGACTGATCAACAAAGGAAACTGGTGCTACATTAATGCT ACACTGCAGGCACTAGTTGCTTGCCCTCCGATGTATCACCTGATGAAGTTCATTCCTCTGTATTCAAAAGTGCAAAGACCTTGTACGTCAACACCCATGATAGACAGCTT TGTTCGGCTAATGAATGAGTTTACTAATATGCCAGTACCTCCAAAACCCAGACAAG CTCTTGGGGATAAAATCGTGAGGGATATCCGCCCTGGAGCTGCCTTTGAACCCACATATATTTATAGACTCCTGACAGTCATCAAGTCGAGCCTGTCTGAAAAG GGTCGACAAGAAGATGCCGAGGAATACTTGGGCTTCATTCTAAATGGACTTCATGAGGAAATGTTGAACCTAAAGAAACTTCTCTCACCAAATGATA AACTTCCTATTTCCAATGGACCCAAAAGCTACTCAGTGAATGAGGAAGAGCAGGAAGAACCAGGTGAAGGAAGTGAGGACGAATGGGAGCAAGTGGGCCCCAGAAATAAGACTTCAGTCACTCGCCAGGCGGACTTCATTCAGACCCCAATCACTggcatttttgggggacacatcAG GTCTGTGGTTTACCAGCAGAGTTCAAAAGAATCTGCCACCTTGCAGCCATTTTTCACGTTGCAGTTGGATATCCAGTCTGACAAGATCCGTACCGTCCAGGATGCATTGGAAAGCTTGGTGGCAAGAGAATCTGTCCAAGGTTATACCACAAAAACCAAACAAGAG GTGGAGATTAGTCGGAGGGTGACCCTGGAAAAGCTTCCTCCTGTCCTTGTGCTGCACCTGAAACGATTTGTTTACGAGAAGACTGGCGGATGTCAGAAGCTGGTAAAAAATATTGACTATCCTGTGGACTTGGAAATTAGTAAAG agctGCTTTCTCCAGgagttaaaaataagaattttaaatgccACAGAACCTATAGACTATTTGCAG TGGTCTACCATCACGGCAGCAGTGCGACGGGTGGTCACTATACTACGGACGTCTTCCAGATTGGTCTGAATGGCTGGCTGCGCATCGATGACCAGATGGTCAAGGTGATTAACCAATACCAGGTGGTGAAGCCCGCTGCAGACCGCACAGCCTACCTCCTCTATTACCGCCGAGTGGACCTGCTGTAA